The Helicobacter cetorum MIT 00-7128 region ATAACAAGTGTGGTAATATCACTTGCTTGAAAGCATATTAATGAGCCAGCCAAAAACACTAGCAAACAGATAATAACAACAACTTTACGCCCTATTTTATCGCTCAATATACCTATAGGGGTTTGGAATAGAATTTGTGTGAGATACGCCCCACCTACAGCTAAACCTATTAATAAGGGATTGCTTGCATGGAAACTATCCGCATACAAGCTAATCACAGGTAAAACAATAAAAAGCCCTAAAAACCGCAATGATGACACTAACGCCAATGGAAAAATATTCTTAAACATTAGCGTATTCTACAAAAAAAACTTGAATTTTTATCATTAATTTAAAAAAATAGGATTGGCAATTTTAAAAACTTAGGCTTGTTTTATTTTTTAATGAACTATATCAATATTGATTCATTAAAACTTTATATCCATAACTATTTAATGTATAGAGCTTAATTAAGATTGAAAGAAAACAACTGAGATGATAAAAAGACAGAAAAATAAATTTAATAAAATCTTAAGAAACATTTTTGTATAATCAAACTCTTTATTATTGTTGTCAAGGTAGCTCAGCTGGTTTAGAGCGCTGGTCTCATAAGCCGGAGGTCGGGGGTTCAAGTCCCCCTCTTGACACCATTTCCCTTTGTAACTCTTTTTCAAATTTTTTTATTTTTTATCCTAATGAATAGTGTTTTATGAATAAAAATTTTTATTTTAAGTTACAATAACAGAAATCTCTTTTTTCATTTTTAGGGTAATATATGCATCTTTTATGGCATTTTTTAAGCGCTAATGATGTTTATTAGTGCATTAATGAGCGTTGTGGGCATGGCGGTGCTTTTAGGTATCGCTTGGGTTTTTTCTAATAATAAAAAAGCAATTAATTATCGCACGATTATCAGCGCATTTGTTTTGCAAGTAAGTTTGGGGGCGTTGATTTTATATGTGCCAATAGGTAGGGAAATACTTCAAAGTTTAGCCAATGGCATACAGCATGTGATAAATTATGGCTATGAAGGGGTGCGCTTTTTATTTGGTAATTTAGCGCCAAATTCTCAAGGTGAGCAAGGGATAGGGGGCTTTGTCTTTGCGATTAATGTTTTAGCGGTGGTTATCTTTTTTTCTAGCTTGATTTCATTATTGTATTATCTAAAAATCATGCCCTTATTTATCAATCTCATTGGTGGGGCATTACAAAAATGCTTAGGCACTTCTAAAGCAGAAAGCATGAGTGCAGCAGCAAATATCTTTGTAGGACACACTGAGGCTCCTTTGGTAGTTAAACCCTATCTAAACAGCATGAGCAATTCAGAGATTTTTGCGATTATGAGTGCTGGAATGGCAAGTATTGCTGGGCCTGTGTTAGCTGGGTATGCGAGCATGGGCGTTCCTTTGACTTATCTATTAGCCGCCTCATTTATGTCAGCGCCTAGTGGGTTATTGTTTGCCAAAATGATTTATCCCCAAGATGAAAAAACCTCTAATGCGACAGATATTTCTATAGAAAAGCCCGTGAATGTTTTAGAGGCTATTTCTGATGGCGCTACTACAGGATTGAATTTAGCCTTACATATTGGGGCTATGCTTTTAGCCTTTGTAGCCATGTTGGCTCTAATTAATGGGATTTTAGGGGTTTTAGGGGGATTTTTAGGCATAGAGCATTTGTCTTTAGGATTGATTTTAGGCACACTTTTAAAACCCTTAGCCTTTGTTTTAGGGATTCCTTGGAAAGAAGCTGGGGTTGCTGGAGAGATTATAGGGATTAAAATCGCTTTGAATGAATTTATGGGCTATATGCAATTAGTGCCATATTTAAGCGATAACGCTCCCTTAGTGTTGAGTGAAAAAACCAAAGCGATTATTACTTTTGCGTTGTGCGGATTTGCTAATCTAAGCTCAGTTGCTATGCTCATTGGTGGGATTGGGAGCTTAGTGCCTAGTAAAAAAGAAATGATTGCCAAACTGGCTTTAAAAGCGGTGTTTGTAGGCACGCTTTCAAATTTTATGAGCGCAACAATCGCTGGATTATTCATAGGACTAAATGCGAATTAAGCTAAAAGGCAAGTAGGTTAAAAGGAATAGAGATGCAAAAAAGAGTGATTATTTTATTACTAGATTCTTTTGGTATAGGAGCGAGCAAAGACGCTAAAGATTTTGGCGATTATGGGGCGAATACTTTAGGCAATATCGCTAAGGCTTGTTTTAATAACTTGGCTAATTCAAATGAGCGTAATGGGGCTTTGAAATTACCTAATTTAGAGAGTTTGGGTTTAGGATTAAGCGCTTTAAAAGCTACGAATGAATTACCCCTAGGCTTTAATCCTAGCCCTAATTTAAAAGGGGCTTATGCTTATGCACAAGAATTATCTAGTGCAAAAGATACGATTTCTGGGCATTGGGAGATGATGGGCGTGCCGGTTTTGTTTGAATGGGGGTATTTTGAAAACCAAACCAACTCATTCCCTAAAGAACTCTTAGATGAAATCAAAGAAAAAACTAAGATTAAAGGCTATTTAGGGAATTGCCACGCATCAGGAACTGAAATCATTAAGAATTTAGGCGAAAAACATTTAGAAACTCTATACCCTATTTTTTATACTTCAGCGGATTCGGTGTTTCAAATCGCTGTGCATGAAGAAAAATTTGGGCTTGATAATTTATACGCCCTTTGTGAAGAAGTCTTTAAAATCTTAGAGCCTTTAAAAATCGCCAGAGTGATTGCACGACCCTTTTTAGGCAATCATAAGGACAACTTCAAACGTACCCCTAATCGTAAAGACTATGCTATAAAGCCCCATGCACCATTACTTTTTGAAAAATTTATTGAAGAAAAAAATGGCGAAGTCATTAGCATTGGAAAAATCGCTGATATTTATGCCCATGTAGGCATTACTCAAAAATTTAAAGCTAGTAGTTTAATGGAATTGTTTGATGTAACTTTAGAGCAGGTTAAAAACGCTCAAAATAACAGCTTGATTTTTACGAATTTTGTGCATTTTGATAGCGATTA contains the following coding sequences:
- a CDS encoding NupC/NupG family nucleoside CNT transporter; amino-acid sequence: MFISALMSVVGMAVLLGIAWVFSNNKKAINYRTIISAFVLQVSLGALILYVPIGREILQSLANGIQHVINYGYEGVRFLFGNLAPNSQGEQGIGGFVFAINVLAVVIFFSSLISLLYYLKIMPLFINLIGGALQKCLGTSKAESMSAAANIFVGHTEAPLVVKPYLNSMSNSEIFAIMSAGMASIAGPVLAGYASMGVPLTYLLAASFMSAPSGLLFAKMIYPQDEKTSNATDISIEKPVNVLEAISDGATTGLNLALHIGAMLLAFVAMLALINGILGVLGGFLGIEHLSLGLILGTLLKPLAFVLGIPWKEAGVAGEIIGIKIALNEFMGYMQLVPYLSDNAPLVLSEKTKAIITFALCGFANLSSVAMLIGGIGSLVPSKKEMIAKLALKAVFVGTLSNFMSATIAGLFIGLNAN
- a CDS encoding phosphopentomutase — encoded protein: MQKRVIILLLDSFGIGASKDAKDFGDYGANTLGNIAKACFNNLANSNERNGALKLPNLESLGLGLSALKATNELPLGFNPSPNLKGAYAYAQELSSAKDTISGHWEMMGVPVLFEWGYFENQTNSFPKELLDEIKEKTKIKGYLGNCHASGTEIIKNLGEKHLETLYPIFYTSADSVFQIAVHEEKFGLDNLYALCEEVFKILEPLKIARVIARPFLGNHKDNFKRTPNRKDYAIKPHAPLLFEKFIEEKNGEVISIGKIADIYAHVGITQKFKASSLMELFDVTLEQVKNAQNNSLIFTNFVHFDSDYGHRRDVSGYANALECFDKRLNEILENLRDDDLLILCADHGCDPTFKGTDHTREFIPILMYHKDLKPAFLGKSETFADIGQSIAHFLGLSPLDYGKNLLNF